A portion of the Terriglobales bacterium genome contains these proteins:
- the cyaY gene encoding iron donor protein CyaY, translating to MDEQQFRRHADSALESLKQSLIRAEDSAEIEVEESGGALKVNFEEPPAIFVISPNAPVKQIWISALSTSFKLDWSDAANAFVLGKTGEDLKILLSRLINEQLGEQVVSLK from the coding sequence ATGGATGAACAGCAATTTCGCCGACATGCCGACTCTGCACTGGAGTCGCTCAAACAAAGCCTGATTCGCGCTGAGGATTCCGCCGAAATAGAAGTGGAAGAGAGCGGAGGCGCTCTTAAAGTCAACTTTGAAGAGCCGCCCGCTATTTTTGTGATTTCACCCAATGCGCCGGTGAAGCAAATCTGGATCTCGGCCCTCTCCACCAGCTTTAAGCTTGATTGGTCCGACGCGGCCAATGCATTTGTATTGGGCAAGACGGGCGAGGACCTGAAGATACTGCTTTCGCGGCTGATCAACGAACAATTGGGTGAGCAGGTAGTGAGCCTGAAATAA
- a CDS encoding beta-ketoacyl-ACP synthase III, with protein sequence MQNLLGAKITALGTYVPPKILTNNDLEKMVDTTDQWIVERTGIRQRHIVEKGVASSDLAVEAARKVLTERGITPGDVEAIIVATVTPDMMFPATACLVQNKLGAKGAWGFDVSAACSGFLYALQAGVQFVRTGAHKKVLVIGADVMSSIIDYTDRATCVIFGDGAGAVLVEPAAADEPGFIDFLHEVDGSGGSALNMPGGGSLHPPSHETVDKKLHYVHQDGQAVFKFAVRKMVEVCETILKRNGLKGCDVAVFLPHQANLRIITATADRIGLKSENVIVNIDQFGNTTAATIPLAMQTARERGKLKKGDLVLLASVGAGFTVGATLLRWAY encoded by the coding sequence TTGCAAAATCTATTAGGCGCCAAGATTACCGCTCTGGGAACCTATGTCCCGCCCAAAATTCTTACCAACAATGATCTTGAAAAAATGGTGGATACCACCGACCAGTGGATTGTCGAACGCACCGGCATCCGCCAGCGCCATATCGTGGAAAAAGGAGTCGCCTCCAGCGATCTGGCAGTTGAAGCGGCCCGCAAAGTACTGACCGAGCGTGGAATCACTCCTGGAGATGTAGAGGCCATCATTGTTGCCACGGTCACGCCCGATATGATGTTTCCCGCCACCGCCTGTCTGGTGCAAAACAAACTCGGCGCCAAAGGCGCATGGGGCTTCGACGTATCGGCGGCCTGCTCGGGTTTTCTCTATGCTTTGCAGGCGGGCGTGCAGTTCGTACGCACGGGAGCCCACAAAAAAGTTTTGGTCATCGGTGCGGACGTGATGTCTTCCATCATTGATTACACCGATCGTGCCACCTGTGTAATTTTTGGCGATGGCGCTGGGGCTGTGCTGGTAGAGCCCGCTGCCGCTGACGAGCCCGGTTTTATAGACTTTCTTCATGAGGTAGACGGCTCCGGCGGATCCGCTCTCAATATGCCGGGAGGCGGAAGCCTGCATCCGCCATCGCACGAGACGGTAGACAAGAAATTGCATTACGTCCATCAGGATGGGCAGGCCGTATTCAAGTTCGCGGTGCGTAAGATGGTTGAGGTTTGCGAGACCATCTTGAAGCGCAACGGATTGAAGGGCTGCGACGTAGCCGTATTCCTGCCTCACCAGGCCAATCTGCGGATCATCACCGCCACGGCAGACCGCATTGGCCTAAAATCCGAGAACGTGATCGTCAACATTGATCAGTTTGGGAATACTACGGCAGCAACTATTCCTTTAGCCATGCAGACCGCACGCGAACGCGGTAAGCTAAAGAAAGGCGATCTCGTACTTCTGGCGTCGGTTGGCGCAGGATTTACCGTTGGAGCAACCTTGCTGCGATGGGCTTATTAG
- a CDS encoding aspartate ammonia-lyase, which yields MATATMNATRQEKDSIGFKEVPANAYYGVQTARAVENYPISGMRAHPTLIRAIGLVKQAAAEANKSLELVDEQRANAIIQAAQEVAEGKWDKEFVVDVFQAGAGVSFHMNSNEVIANRATELMGGKLGEYTVHPNDHVNYGQSTNDVFPTSMRLATLLELEKLYPALDALAASLEKKTKEFHDVMKSGRTHMQDAVPIRLGQEFAAYAVSVRKAIESIKLNSNELRELGLGGSAVGTGINTHPDYRERAIANLARLSGQKLVPAKDMRWAMQSNSAMAAVSSALRNLALEIIRISNDLRLLSSGPNTGFAEINLPGLQPGSSIMPGKINPVMPELAAMVCFQVIGNDVAVAMAVQAGQLELNVMMPTMSYSVLQSITILSNMLQVFNEKCVAGLTANQKRCEFYAQSTVSLATALNPYIGYAKAAEIVKESVATGRSIIDIAREKKLLTENEIAEILDPVNMTEPQVPKEAAKHREEIKKK from the coding sequence ATGGCTACAGCAACCATGAATGCAACCCGGCAGGAAAAGGATTCCATTGGATTTAAAGAGGTCCCGGCAAACGCTTACTACGGCGTGCAGACGGCGCGAGCGGTTGAGAACTATCCTATTTCGGGAATGAGGGCGCATCCCACGCTGATTCGCGCTATCGGCCTGGTGAAGCAGGCCGCAGCCGAGGCCAACAAGTCGCTGGAACTGGTAGATGAGCAACGCGCGAACGCCATCATCCAGGCCGCACAGGAGGTTGCCGAGGGCAAGTGGGACAAAGAATTTGTGGTGGATGTTTTTCAGGCCGGGGCCGGTGTCAGCTTCCACATGAACAGCAATGAAGTCATCGCCAACCGCGCTACTGAGCTGATGGGCGGCAAGCTGGGCGAATACACGGTGCATCCCAATGACCACGTCAACTACGGACAATCTACCAACGACGTCTTCCCTACCAGCATGCGTCTAGCCACGCTGCTGGAGTTGGAGAAACTCTACCCTGCCCTGGACGCGCTGGCAGCGTCGTTAGAGAAAAAGACAAAGGAATTTCACGATGTGATGAAGTCGGGCCGCACGCACATGCAGGATGCTGTGCCGATTCGCCTGGGGCAGGAATTCGCCGCCTACGCAGTCTCTGTACGTAAGGCAATCGAGAGCATCAAACTGAACAGCAACGAGCTGCGCGAACTAGGGTTGGGAGGTTCGGCGGTTGGGACCGGCATTAATACGCATCCTGATTACCGTGAAAGGGCCATTGCCAATCTGGCACGCCTCTCCGGACAAAAGCTTGTTCCCGCGAAAGATATGCGTTGGGCGATGCAGTCAAATTCTGCGATGGCGGCCGTCTCCAGCGCGCTGCGCAATCTAGCGTTGGAAATCATTCGTATCTCGAATGACTTGCGACTGCTCTCTTCCGGCCCCAATACAGGATTCGCCGAAATTAATCTGCCCGGATTGCAGCCCGGTTCTTCGATCATGCCGGGAAAAATTAATCCGGTTATGCCTGAGCTGGCGGCGATGGTTTGCTTTCAGGTGATTGGCAACGACGTAGCAGTAGCTATGGCGGTGCAGGCGGGACAGCTCGAACTCAACGTCATGATGCCTACGATGTCTTATAGCGTGCTGCAGTCCATTACCATCCTGAGCAATATGCTGCAGGTCTTCAACGAAAAGTGCGTAGCCGGATTGACCGCCAACCAGAAACGCTGCGAGTTCTACGCGCAAAGCACGGTTTCGCTGGCAACGGCGCTTAATCCGTATATCGGGTACGCCAAGGCGGCGGAGATCGTAAAAGAATCCGTGGCAACGGGCAGATCAATCATAGATATTGCCCGCGAGAAAAAGTTGCTGACGGAAAATGAAATTGCGGAAATCCTTGATCCTGTGAACATGACTGAGCCACAGGTGCCGAAAGAAGCGGCCAAGCATCGAGAAGAGATCAAGAAGAAGTAA
- the lspA gene encoding signal peptidase II — MKPASNNHAKRKYHFLIATLVVLADQFTKWLVATNISLHDTISIIPGLFRITHVENQGAAFGLFADSPSEWRGAALIAFSALALVVVSILLWKNSHAMNSTGIALSLILGGAIGNLWDRVVAGHVVDFLDFYLGNSHWPSFNIADSAIVIGALLLVGEIMFAKSPAEEGTVTNR, encoded by the coding sequence TTGAAACCCGCTTCCAATAACCACGCCAAACGTAAATACCACTTTTTGATCGCAACCCTTGTTGTGCTCGCCGATCAGTTTACGAAATGGCTGGTGGCGACAAATATCTCGCTGCATGACACCATCAGTATTATTCCGGGACTGTTCCGTATCACCCACGTTGAGAACCAGGGCGCAGCCTTCGGCTTGTTTGCGGATTCGCCCTCCGAGTGGCGGGGTGCAGCGTTGATAGCTTTTTCAGCGCTGGCGCTGGTGGTAGTGTCTATCCTGCTCTGGAAGAACAGCCATGCCATGAACTCCACAGGAATTGCGCTCTCGCTCATCCTGGGAGGAGCAATTGGGAATCTATGGGATCGGGTGGTCGCAGGCCACGTGGTTGATTTTCTGGATTTTTATCTGGGCAATTCGCATTGGCCCTCTTTCAACATCGCCGACAGCGCCATTGTGATCGGAGCGCTCCTGCTGGTCGGCGAGATCATGTTCGCCAAATCTCCCGCCGAAGAAGGCACGGTGACCAACCGCTAG
- the rimO gene encoding 30S ribosomal protein S12 methylthiotransferase RimO encodes MSSKNTTETPSARAETPVKIGFVSLGCPKNLVDSEVMMGMLASSGAQITARADEADVIVVNTCSFIDTAKQESVDTILQMARHKASAENPGGRAKKLIVAGCLVERYRNEIQKNIPEVDAVVGTGELQKIIASAGLAQSATGASQDFSPFKIITSRPEATYSKPDGGSTSRAEGDARQAAGRFSRNEWDGAIADLPNYLYDETTPRVLATPRHLAYIKIAEGCDHPCSFCIIPQLRGKFRSRRFESVITEAERLVQSGVREITLIGQDTTCYGEDLGLKDGLALLLERLAAIDDLRWVRFLYAYPNKITGRLLEAIASHPKICSYIDVPLQHASAPVLKSMKRGSSADIFLKSIEKMRRAVPQLTLRTSFIVGFPGESERDFEALCDFVRAAEFDWMGTFAYSDEEGAKAFHLEEKLPHRVIEGRRKKLMQIQRQISKRKKRALIGKQFDVVLEGPSQETDWLWEGRTEMHAPEIDGKVFINDFGALDNVQAGEFHRCEITETHDYDLVARLV; translated from the coding sequence ATGTCATCCAAAAACACAACTGAGACCCCCTCAGCCCGGGCAGAAACCCCGGTCAAGATAGGCTTTGTCAGCCTGGGGTGCCCCAAGAATCTCGTGGATAGCGAGGTCATGATGGGGATGCTGGCCTCGTCGGGCGCGCAAATCACTGCTCGTGCCGATGAAGCGGATGTCATCGTAGTCAATACCTGCTCGTTCATTGACACGGCCAAGCAGGAGTCGGTGGATACCATCCTGCAGATGGCGCGGCACAAAGCTTCTGCGGAAAACCCAGGCGGCCGCGCAAAAAAACTGATTGTCGCCGGCTGTCTGGTAGAACGTTACCGCAATGAAATTCAAAAAAATATTCCCGAAGTAGATGCGGTTGTCGGCACCGGCGAGCTGCAAAAAATAATTGCCAGCGCTGGACTGGCGCAATCGGCAACCGGCGCAAGTCAGGATTTTTCACCCTTTAAGATTATTACTTCGCGTCCGGAGGCAACCTATTCGAAGCCGGATGGAGGGTCGACTTCCCGTGCCGAAGGCGACGCCCGCCAAGCGGCCGGACGCTTCTCGCGCAACGAGTGGGATGGGGCCATCGCCGATCTGCCCAATTATCTTTACGACGAAACCACGCCGCGTGTGCTGGCTACGCCCCGGCATCTGGCGTATATCAAGATTGCCGAAGGATGCGATCATCCTTGCAGCTTCTGCATCATCCCGCAACTGCGCGGCAAATTTCGCTCGCGCCGGTTCGAATCGGTAATAACAGAAGCCGAGCGTCTCGTACAGAGTGGTGTGCGAGAGATTACTCTGATCGGACAAGATACGACCTGCTACGGCGAGGACCTTGGCTTGAAAGACGGCTTGGCACTTCTGCTGGAGCGGCTGGCTGCAATTGACGATCTGCGCTGGGTGCGTTTTTTATATGCCTACCCCAACAAGATCACCGGGCGCCTGCTCGAAGCTATCGCCTCTCATCCGAAGATTTGTTCTTACATTGATGTCCCGTTGCAACATGCTTCGGCTCCCGTGCTTAAGAGCATGAAGCGCGGCAGCAGTGCCGACATCTTCCTGAAATCCATCGAGAAGATGCGCCGCGCCGTTCCCCAACTCACATTGCGGACTTCATTCATCGTGGGGTTTCCGGGAGAAAGTGAACGCGACTTCGAGGCGCTGTGTGATTTTGTTCGCGCCGCTGAGTTCGATTGGATGGGGACCTTTGCCTACTCCGATGAAGAGGGTGCTAAAGCATTCCATCTGGAAGAAAAATTACCGCATCGTGTGATTGAAGGCCGTCGCAAGAAACTGATGCAAATCCAGCGCCAGATCAGCAAACGTAAAAAACGCGCTTTGATTGGCAAGCAGTTTGATGTTGTCCTGGAAGGCCCGTCGCAAGAAACTGATTGGCTTTGGGAAGGACGCACCGAGATGCACGCACCAGAAATTGATGGCAAAGTCTTTATCAATGATTTTGGCGCCCTCGATAATGTTCAGGCCGGCGAATTCCACCGCTGCGAGATCACCGAAACTCATGACTACGATCTTGTAGCGCGGCTGGTATAA
- a CDS encoding TetR/AcrR family transcriptional regulator: protein MATTSMSKRRQEGGDETAVRERILEAAFAAFMKSGYATTSTLEIATRARVSKRELYALVGNKQEMLIACISERAKRFDVPVDLPVLRDRDTLEQVLASFGTKLFREISDPTVIAVFRLAIAEAVQAPEVARALNSIGRETSRAALRKIMARAQAAGLLAGRPAELGQQFAGLLWGDLMVSLLLGVAERPNPREIAVRARDAAAAFLQLHPLPKEHAPE, encoded by the coding sequence ATGGCTACGACATCCATGTCAAAACGCCGCCAGGAAGGCGGCGACGAAACCGCAGTGCGCGAGCGCATCCTTGAGGCGGCCTTTGCGGCGTTCATGAAGAGCGGCTACGCAACGACCAGCACACTTGAGATCGCGACGCGCGCGCGCGTTTCGAAGCGAGAGCTTTACGCGCTAGTTGGCAACAAACAAGAAATGCTGATCGCCTGCATAAGCGAGCGCGCCAAACGATTTGACGTGCCCGTTGACCTGCCCGTGCTGCGCGATCGCGATACCCTAGAGCAGGTGCTGGCTTCTTTCGGGACCAAGCTCTTCCGCGAGATAAGCGATCCCACGGTCATTGCGGTATTCCGATTGGCGATCGCCGAGGCGGTCCAGGCCCCCGAAGTGGCGCGTGCGCTCAACTCTATAGGACGCGAGACAAGCCGCGCCGCTTTGCGTAAAATCATGGCCCGGGCCCAGGCGGCCGGACTGCTCGCAGGGCGTCCTGCCGAACTTGGCCAGCAGTTCGCGGGGCTGCTCTGGGGCGATTTGATGGTCAGCCTGTTGCTCGGCGTCGCCGAGCGACCGAACCCCCGCGAAATCGCGGTACGTGCCCGCGACGCCGCAGCCGCCTTCCTGCAACTTCATCCGCTACCGAAGGAACATGCGCCTGAATAG
- a CDS encoding HAD family phosphatase yields the protein MSRKHQIRVVLFDLGGVLVELSGVPTMLAWMSNRVSSEELWKMWLTSPVVRAFETGRATPEWFADQLIVEMGLPVGTPQLLDEFARWPRGLFPGALDLIGRVPQRYTRATLSNSNALHWPRMMEEMQLAEAFDLYFASHLMGKIKPDEEVFQHVTDTLNCAADEVLFLDDSKLNVEAAQAVGMNAVQVKGVTAAEQALIEAGVIEN from the coding sequence ATGTCTCGGAAGCATCAGATTCGTGTTGTCCTGTTTGATTTGGGCGGAGTGCTGGTCGAGCTGTCCGGGGTCCCGACCATGCTCGCGTGGATGAGCAACCGGGTTTCATCGGAAGAGCTTTGGAAAATGTGGCTTACCTCTCCGGTAGTCCGCGCATTTGAAACCGGACGAGCTACCCCTGAGTGGTTCGCCGATCAACTTATTGTGGAGATGGGCCTCCCCGTCGGAACACCTCAGCTTCTGGACGAGTTCGCACGTTGGCCGCGTGGTCTGTTTCCGGGCGCCCTTGACCTGATCGGCAGAGTTCCGCAGCGGTACACGCGGGCCACGCTGTCCAATTCCAACGCGCTGCACTGGCCTCGCATGATGGAAGAAATGCAACTAGCCGAGGCTTTCGATCTGTATTTTGCCTCGCATCTGATGGGCAAGATCAAGCCTGATGAAGAAGTGTTCCAACACGTGACTGACACACTGAACTGCGCCGCGGACGAAGTCCTTTTTCTCGATGACAGCAAACTAAACGTAGAGGCGGCGCAAGCCGTTGGGATGAATGCTGTCCAGGTCAAAGGAGTAACGGCCGCGGAGCAAGCTTTGATTGAAGCCGGGGTGATAGAAAATTAA
- a CDS encoding DUF3488 and transglutaminase-like domain-containing protein, whose product MPLAIERFFDTSLYLLIATGFFTLAGTGKLDMLSVLFVAVALIVRGVLLARGREFKISERYTNYATLVYVVFYVADFFLISGSFVNATVHLVLFSMVVKMFSVHRQRDNFYLALLAFLMVLAAAVLTVDSTFFFAFLLFLVLTATTFLSMEMKRSAETATAQAREIPDQSVLARSLLIAAVVLVISISVTSPIVFYVLPRTSNGYLSQLAQNNQVLTGFGNEVQLGQIGEIKQSSSIVMHVQVFGDTRGNFTNLKWRGVALGLFDGRKWDNPLTFSPIPHGISGTFSLRPQTGEGFRPETSAKYTHPYAHMLNYRVVMEPIGTNVFFVAPFGDAIVGNYRSVSQDLAGSAFTDEPIGIYVGRSNVLEAEPELLRKASGEFPPEIALHYLQVPKLDPRIAQLAAKVTAGKTNNYDRAREIENYLSTHYGYTLKLSQTPPDDPLAEFLFVRKEGHCEYFASAMAIMLRTLQIPTRVVNGFRSAQFNDLTSSYIVRASEAHTWVEVYFPGYGWSTFDPTPPDPGSTSVLRNSRMGLYLDAVGEFWREWVINYDFGHQSNLQIRMFLFSRSRMFAWKLALMRRYYKLVSHASTTDVRQIARRYGLVLTALVALFLLAVNGRRLLHTWRDYRIAARPEDAPRAAASIWYERMTASLARRGCEKKPAQTPAEFVNSILEPELRRVVSVFTLHYLRARFGEMTEDAKRLPELFAEVEIAARR is encoded by the coding sequence GTGCCTTTGGCGATCGAACGCTTCTTTGATACCTCGCTCTACCTGTTGATCGCCACGGGTTTTTTTACCCTGGCCGGTACCGGTAAGCTGGATATGCTCTCTGTGTTGTTCGTCGCTGTTGCGCTCATCGTTCGGGGTGTATTGCTGGCACGCGGACGGGAATTCAAGATCTCGGAACGCTACACCAATTACGCCACACTTGTGTACGTGGTTTTTTACGTTGCCGATTTCTTTCTGATATCTGGAAGCTTTGTTAATGCCACCGTGCACCTTGTGCTGTTCAGCATGGTGGTCAAAATGTTTTCTGTGCATCGCCAGCGCGACAATTTCTATCTCGCCTTGCTTGCGTTCTTAATGGTCCTGGCGGCAGCGGTGCTCACTGTGGATAGCACCTTCTTTTTTGCCTTCCTGCTGTTTCTCGTTTTGACAGCCACAACCTTTCTCAGCATGGAGATGAAACGCTCCGCAGAAACCGCTACGGCGCAGGCGCGCGAAATACCAGACCAATCTGTGCTGGCCCGCTCGCTTCTGATTGCGGCCGTAGTCCTGGTGATCAGCATCAGCGTGACATCGCCGATTGTTTTCTACGTCCTTCCCCGCACCAGCAATGGTTATCTGAGCCAGCTTGCTCAAAACAACCAGGTGCTGACCGGATTTGGAAACGAGGTACAACTCGGCCAGATTGGCGAGATCAAGCAATCCAGCTCCATCGTCATGCATGTCCAAGTGTTCGGCGATACGCGCGGAAATTTCACCAATTTGAAGTGGCGTGGCGTGGCGCTGGGGCTCTTTGACGGCCGCAAGTGGGACAATCCGCTTACATTTTCTCCCATTCCACATGGAATTTCTGGAACATTCAGCCTGCGGCCGCAAACCGGAGAAGGATTTCGCCCGGAAACGTCTGCAAAGTACACGCACCCCTACGCGCACATGCTGAATTACCGCGTGGTGATGGAACCGATTGGCACAAACGTCTTCTTTGTGGCCCCCTTTGGAGACGCCATCGTGGGCAATTATCGTTCTGTCTCGCAAGACCTGGCGGGTTCGGCATTTACAGATGAACCCATCGGTATTTACGTGGGGCGCTCTAATGTGCTTGAGGCCGAACCAGAGCTGTTACGCAAAGCTTCTGGAGAGTTTCCACCAGAAATTGCGCTGCATTATCTGCAGGTGCCCAAGCTTGATCCTCGCATCGCGCAACTGGCGGCAAAAGTTACAGCGGGCAAAACCAATAACTACGATCGCGCCCGCGAAATCGAGAATTACCTGAGCACGCATTATGGATACACACTGAAGCTTTCGCAGACACCACCGGATGATCCTTTAGCGGAATTTCTTTTCGTGCGCAAAGAGGGCCACTGCGAATATTTTGCCTCCGCCATGGCCATTATGCTGCGCACATTGCAGATTCCCACGCGCGTGGTCAACGGCTTCCGTAGCGCCCAGTTCAACGATCTGACCTCCAGTTACATCGTGCGCGCGAGCGAAGCGCATACCTGGGTGGAAGTGTATTTCCCTGGTTACGGATGGAGCACTTTCGATCCCACACCACCCGATCCTGGTTCCACTTCGGTGTTGCGCAATTCGCGCATGGGTCTATACCTTGATGCGGTCGGCGAGTTCTGGCGCGAATGGGTGATCAACTACGACTTTGGACACCAATCTAACCTGCAGATCAGGATGTTCCTGTTCTCCCGCAGCCGCATGTTTGCCTGGAAGCTGGCACTGATGCGCCGGTATTACAAACTGGTCAGCCATGCCAGCACGACGGACGTACGGCAAATCGCGCGACGTTACGGCCTGGTCCTGACAGCTCTGGTCGCCCTGTTCTTGCTGGCGGTGAACGGCCGCAGGCTGCTGCACACCTGGCGCGACTATCGGATTGCGGCGAGGCCAGAAGACGCCCCACGCGCGGCGGCTTCCATCTGGTATGAACGCATGACGGCTTCCCTCGCCCGCCGGGGATGTGAGAAAAAGCCCGCCCAAACTCCAGCAGAATTCGTGAACTCGATTCTTGAACCTGAGCTTCGACGCGTGGTTTCAGTGTTTACCCTGCACTACCTGCGGGCACGATTTGGGGAGATGACAGAAGACGCCAAACGCTTACCTGAGCTGTTCGCGGAAGTAGAGATTGCCGCCCGGCGATGA
- a CDS encoding YpdA family putative bacillithiol disulfide reductase translates to MSQATEEKTDVIVIGAGPTGMACAIEAQRAGLSALLIDKGCLVNSLFHYPANMVFFTTPELLEIGDIPFPSANVKPTRPEALEYYRNVAQHYQLKIRQYERVEKICGKDNEFLIDTTHDQRGDKFQYRARKVIIATGYYDLPNIMNVPGEELLKVLHYYREPHPYFDTDVLIVGGKNSAAIAALELWRRGARVTLVHRGPGMHANVKYWIKPDIENRIKNGEVKAYFESIVREIRPDCVLLSTPAGEIRIKNDFVFALTGYHPDYDFLRSVGIRLNQNDYRPECNPQTLESNVPGIYVAGVIVAGAKTSEIFIENGRFHGKQIAEDLKRKLATDLHG, encoded by the coding sequence ATGTCACAAGCAACGGAAGAGAAGACAGATGTCATCGTGATCGGAGCCGGCCCCACCGGCATGGCCTGCGCGATTGAAGCGCAGCGCGCCGGGCTGAGCGCCCTGCTGATTGATAAGGGCTGCTTGGTCAATTCGCTCTTTCACTATCCCGCCAACATGGTTTTTTTCACAACGCCTGAGCTGCTGGAGATCGGCGATATTCCTTTTCCCTCCGCTAACGTAAAGCCGACCCGGCCAGAAGCGCTGGAGTACTACCGCAATGTCGCCCAGCACTACCAGTTAAAGATCCGCCAGTATGAAAGGGTAGAGAAGATCTGCGGTAAAGATAACGAATTTCTGATTGATACTACCCACGACCAGCGTGGCGATAAATTCCAGTATCGCGCCCGTAAAGTCATTATCGCCACCGGCTACTACGACCTGCCCAATATCATGAACGTACCCGGTGAAGAGCTGCTCAAGGTTCTGCACTATTACCGCGAACCGCATCCGTACTTTGATACCGACGTTCTCATTGTCGGCGGCAAGAACTCTGCCGCCATTGCCGCGCTGGAACTGTGGCGACGCGGCGCCCGAGTAACCCTGGTGCATCGCGGACCGGGCATGCATGCAAACGTAAAGTATTGGATTAAGCCTGATATTGAAAATCGCATAAAGAATGGGGAGGTTAAGGCTTACTTCGAGTCCATCGTGCGCGAGATTCGTCCGGATTGCGTGCTGCTAAGCACTCCTGCAGGCGAGATCCGAATCAAGAACGATTTTGTCTTCGCCCTGACCGGTTACCATCCCGATTACGATTTCCTGCGCAGCGTGGGCATTCGCCTTAACCAGAACGACTATCGCCCCGAGTGCAACCCGCAAACCTTGGAAAGTAACGTACCTGGAATTTACGTGGCCGGAGTGATCGTGGCCGGCGCCAAGACCAGCGAAATTTTCATCGAGAATGGCCGGTTCCACGGCAAGCAAATCGCCGAAGACTTAAAAAGAAAACTTGCCACAGATTTACACGGATAA
- a CDS encoding single-stranded DNA-binding protein, giving the protein MAKSVNKVILIGNLGKDPEVKFTPSGTAVAKFSLATNERYKDKAGEWQDRTEWHNIVAWQRLAEIVGEYVKKGNKIYIEGRLQTSSWEDKQSGEKKYRTEIIAHDLVLLGGRGGEADHEGGGSRSRGAAAGNNAPAPPEQEFSEASQITDEDIPF; this is encoded by the coding sequence ATGGCAAAAAGCGTGAATAAAGTTATTCTCATCGGAAATCTCGGAAAGGACCCCGAGGTCAAATTTACTCCCAGCGGCACGGCAGTGGCCAAGTTCAGCCTGGCGACCAACGAACGCTATAAAGACAAAGCCGGCGAATGGCAGGACCGCACCGAGTGGCACAACATTGTCGCCTGGCAGCGCCTGGCGGAGATCGTGGGCGAGTACGTGAAGAAAGGCAACAAGATCTACATCGAAGGACGCCTGCAGACTTCTTCCTGGGAAGACAAACAGAGCGGTGAGAAAAAGTATCGCACTGAGATCATCGCTCATGATTTAGTTCTGCTCGGCGGACGCGGCGGCGAGGCCGATCACGAAGGCGGCGGCTCACGTTCACGCGGTGCTGCCGCGGGCAACAACGCCCCGGCACCACCAGAACAAGAGTTCAGCGAAGCCTCGCAGATTACGGATGAGGATATTCCGTTCTAA